The genomic segment tttgataaaggGGACCcattttaaagttttttctctttttgttttccttgCTAATCAAGAGGTAAAATTCGTGCAGTTTCTGTCTTTGAAATAGCAACTGAATTTCACCAATCGTTTCGTTAGAAGATTCATTGCTGTGAACGTCGTGGTCTTCGACGCGAGCGACGGAGCCACAACAATTCAATAGcaaattgataaattcttgtaaaaatttatctCTATTTTCAGAATAGGTTTCTAACCATTCTCGCAATAGTTCTTCAATAGAAACATCTTCTGAAGTGGATAATATATCAAACAATTCTGTAGGTTGGAAATCCTTCGCAATTTCTAAGTATTGATCCTGATCTTTTTTAGAGCGGTGATAAGCAGGCGCATGAGATACCGCCGACTTCTGGGCAGAAGTaggttttttcttctgccTTTTACTACTGGTATTTGATGCTGATTTGGGCTTTCTCTTTCTAGACTTTCTCTTTGCCGTAGCGGTATCTACGTagtcatcatcatcctgGTCTTCATAGTCATCCTCACTACTACTTTCTTCACTTTCACCAGTATcttgctcttcttcttcttcatgtTGCGTTTTGGCAGTGATCTTATCAGATTCTACGTGTTGTGCGCTGGTGTTTTGCTCGTCATCGTAATCTTCCTCAATAACTTGAGATTTAGTCCTTATTCTAGTTGAGCGACGCACAGCAGTCATGTTACCTTCGTCCGAGCTCTTGTTCTCAGGTCAATCGcctttctttattatttttgtttacttGAAGCTTTGTTCTCTTTAATCAATATAGAGGaaaggaaacaaaagaatCATCTTATCTTACGCGTCACGCGTCGCGTTGCCGTCAGAGATGAGAGTAATAGAATAAGTTCTAGGCAGGATAAGTACGAGCTTTACTTCATGCTGTGCTGGATAAAGCACAACTATCTAACTTGTGTGCTAATCGTCTAGCTGACCTTAATTTACTCTCCTATCGGTAGCAGgctgctttttttttcgttacGAAACTTTGCTTTGATGAGGATAGACAATAAATGCTTAAAAACAGAGCTTCGTAGGATGAGTCGATTAGACGTTTAGTTGCTTGCAATGTACCAATACGCAAACCccttccttttccttttttaaattgatcttcctcttttaCATAAGCAGTAATAATGCCAGATCTTTTGCCGTTGTCTGTTGGAGCCTGTGTACCTCGGCGGCTAACAGCGATGATTATTCCACGAAATGAGATGCTCACCTTGTGATATAAGTGAAAAGGAATAAATCTATtaaaaatatgtatatCTAAACCATAGCTAGAtagaaaagagaaaattgaaatatatatatttgtcataaaagaaacatgtttgaaaaagttgtcTATTTGTTCCAGTACGTCTTGACTTTCTTGGCAATGCACATTAGCCCATTTAGAGACTCTTTCCTGCTATTGAACGCCTGATGGAAATCACACTGGATGGTTGCATCCATGTTTTCGTCCTCCATATCAGAATTCCAGCACACTATCTCCTCTGTGCTGCTTAGGTCACTATGTGACGACAAGTTGACATAATCATTTAAAGAGTCGTCTTCCGGTTTCCCTTTTGCGGTGTTGGACCGTGTATGTGGTGATAGAGGTATATCCATGAGTTGACTGGCCTCATTGTCCTTAAAGTGGAGAATATTGTTGGTGTAACCTGACTTGTCTGTGACAGTGTCGAAGTAGTTGAGAGTGACCCATTTTTTGTCGTTTATCACCACTTTGAACATGGTGCTACGTTGGCCCTTTCTTCTGGGAATTTGCACCCTGTAGTTCTGTGTGCTGCCGTCATACTGCAGAACATAATCGGAATGTCTCCAGTTATCGAATTCTCCTGTAACAACTAGTTTATCTGCCTTGGAGCAGCCCTTGATCACGTCTTCAGGGATCACAAGTAAAAAATTGGACATCTTTAAAACAGTTGTGCACGCCTTTAAACCGATCAATACTGTTCTTGTTtgtgtttcttttttgtattaGGTCAGAGATAAATGTTTGATCTGATCTGATTATCGCCTGTTTTTGCCTTAATTGAAATCCGGGGAAGCGTCGGTACCATATAAGGCAACAAGGATATTTACTATAAAGGTACGTATATTGCACGCCAAGTAATACAAAGCTGAATCAATGCTCATCCATGAGCGCCATAACGGCAAATCCtacaaaaatgaagacTAGCTGCAAGGCCCACTTCTTAAACTCTCGAAGCTTGCTATCGGGTGCGGAGCTATGTAAGATCTGCGGTACAACGCTAGTAGTGGCTATGTATATGAGGCCGCCCGCCGTGAACGGCAGCATAAGTTCAGATGCGTTCGCGGATGAAGACGTTGCTTTATGGCTGTTGTTCCCGATTTCGTTCATCCAGCAGCCAATGGACGTTCCAACGACGGCGCCGAAAGCTGTCACCGCTTGGGCTCTTATCGCTTGTGGGAACGTAAACCCACTGGAAAGCAGAATGGCGAAGTCACCTAGCTCATGAGGGATCTCATGGAAAGTGACAGCTATGCTGGTCATTATGCCAACTTGTGTGGAACTATAGAATGACGTAGCCAGCGCTATGCCATCCGTGATGTGATGAGCAATGCCGGATATGACATTCAGATACGCAGACATGTTAAAGCCCGCTTTCTTCTCTGCAGTTTGTTGTGGAGTATGACTATGAGAATGAGAATGTATGCTGCCGTCATCGTTGGACGTCCCTGACAGAATACGCATCGTTTTATCCAGAGTCAAGAAGCTTATAAACCCCAGAAATATGGCTCCTCCAACCATTGTGACATCAGTTACGCCGCTGAGACTTTCAGGTATCACGTGTAATAAAATATCACCCAGGAGTGTTCCTAGAGAAAAGGAAACTAGTAAGGACAGTGTCAAGCTGGCACGATCGTTCTTGCGCAGTCCAGGAACAAACAGTACGAAAAGACACGGCATAAGTTGTATGATTAGGATAGCCACAATCGCATTGTAACGGGGTCCCAGGACAAAGAGGTGGTTCTGCAGAAAGCAAACTAGAGAGTAAAAAATGGATTCTTGcttcaaaatcaagaaacTTTGCTTGGACTCATGGTTTGCCTCGTGGCCATGATCTCGATTATGATGTACTCCATGGGACACCACTAGGGGTGCAATGCTTAGCAAATAAGAGCAAATGTGCGACGCCTTCATGctttttctgcttctgtTCTCCTTCTATTTcattcttattttcttctttccttttccacCTTTTTCCTAAgacgtttttttttttcagtttacTGTTCTATGGAAAGGGAATGAATAATAATCCGGAAAACTATATATTGGAAGAACTGGCACAGTTTGGTTCTCCGCAGAAATTCTACTAAATTACGTATAAATTGTGTATTAGAAGAAATTCAGAAACGAAATATCTGAACAGACCTACTTTAGTATTTTTATATGATAACTTTTTGAGTTgtatccttttcttcatttatttttagaaactttctttttttggccATAACATAAAATTTAAATAACGACGctgaaacaaaaagaaaagaacacCACGACtaataaaacaaaattagAACATTATGATTAGGTACTTCTTCAGTACGCTTTTCAAGCTACTTCTTACGATAAGTAAACTTCTCACCTGTAAATACTAGTAACGGTAGCAACCATACGGAAAACCATGTTCAGTTACCCGGCCGGgtgtttttttctctttctttttcgccCACTGGAGAGCCTCAGTCATATATGTCAAAGAAGACTGGTTGAGTAGCATGGGCTTCGGAACCAGGTTTGAAAGTACCAAGTATAATAAGCCCGCAAGTAAGCAAAAGTTGGGATAAGAGGGCAGGACCGAGCTTATAGTGTTTcgtttttttattcctgaatttttcactaCCGCAGCAATTGCTATTTCAGTTCATGCACAGATCCACTTTTATCAGGACGTCCGGCACGAGCTCTAGGACACTAACCGCAAGGTACAGATCGCAGTACACAGGATTACTCGTTGCCCGAGTATTATTCTCCACCTCTACGACCCGTGCGCAAGGTGGAAACCCTCGATCACCACTCCAGATTTTCCGCGATACATTCAAGAAGGAATGGGAGAAGTCTCAGGAACTGCAGGAGAACATAAAGACGCTGCAAGATGCTTCGGGAAAGTTAGGCGAGTCTGAGGCCTACAAAAAGGCTAGGGAAGCATATTTGAAAGCTCAGAGAGGCTCCACAATTGTGGGTAAAACTCTGAAAAAGACCGGTGAGACCATGGAACATATAGCCACTAAGGCCTGGGAGTCCGAACTCGGTAAGAACACAAGAAAGGCGGCTGCCGCCACGGCGAAGAAGCTGGATGAGAGTTTTGAGCCAGTGAGACAGACGAAGATTTACAAGGAAGTCTCAGAAGTCATTGACGATGGGGAGAGTTCCCGATACGGTGGGTTTATCACGAAAGAGCAAAGGAGACTTAAACGTGAGAGAGACCTGGCCTCTGGGAAAAGACACAGGGCAGTAAAGAGCAATGAAGATGCAGGAACAGCAGTGGTTGCGACAAATATCGAGTCTAAAGAATCGTTTGGTAAGAAAGTGGAGGATTTCAAGGAGAAAACCGTGGTTGGCCGTTCTATACAATCTTTAAAGAACAAATTGTGGgatgaaagtgaaaacCCCTTAATTGTTGTCATGAGGAAAATAACCAACAAAGTGGGCGGTTTCTTTGCAGAAACAGAATCCTCCCGTGTTTACAGTCAATTTAAGCTAATGGACCCAACCTTTTCGAACGAAAGCTTCACCAGACACTTAAGAGAATACATTGTTCCCGAGATTCTCGAAGCGTATGTGAAAGGCGATGTCAAAGTTCTCAAAAAATGGTTCAGCGAGGCGCCATTCAATGTTTACGCCGCCCAACAGaaaatcttcaaagaaCAGGATGTTTACGCCGATGGCCGTATCCTAGATATCAGGGGCGTTGAAATAGTGAGTGCAAAGTTATTGGCTCCCCAAGACATCCCAGTCTTGGTGGTCGGGTGTAGAGCACAAGAAATCAACCTTTacaggaaaaagaaaactggcGAGATTGCGGCTGGTGACGAAGCTAATATCTTGATGAGCTCTTATGCCATGGTTTTCACCAGAGACCCAGAGCAAATCGACGATGACGAAACAGAAGGGTGGAAGATCTTGGAGTTTGTGCGCGGGGGTTCTAGACAATTCACCTGATTGGTTTCGATGTActcttttgttttcttttccttttccttcctATTCCGCTTGTAAATAACTCCGTTATGTCTCACCTTCGATCCccactttttcttttggaatACTGCATCAAATAggaagagagaaaaaaggaaatcaTATCCCAATATATTTGAACATACGACACGATATACCTTATATAGTATCATCTGTACTAATAGTACTATAACTAATACTTCTTGACGGACAAGCTTCGCAACTCGTTCGCAATGACCAAGTTTGGCTTTCGGGAAGCaaagtggaaaaaaatgaaaaataaactaATTGAAGTGGTAAAAAATAAGCTGTGTGTGTGCATATACATCGTAAGTGCGTTGGCTGTTCTGTGGAAAAGGGAGACACTTTTTATATCAGGTGCAAAGGCTTCGTACCAGCGTTGAAAAACTAAaacaatattgaaaaatgagtGAAGAAGGTCCTCAAGTTAAAATAAGAGAAGCTAGTAAAGATAACGTCGACTTTATACTATCCAATGTGGATTTGGCTATGGCCAATTCTCTCCGTAGAGTCATGATAGCAGAGATTCCCACTTTAGCCATTGATTCAGTCGAAGTCGAAACAAATACTACGGTTTTGGCCGATGAATTTATTGCACACAGATTAGGTTTAATACCTCTACAAAGTATGGATATCGAACAACTAGAATACAGTCGTGATTGTTTTTGTGAGGACCACTGTGATAAGTGTTCAGTGGTGTTAACATTGCAAGCGTTCGGCGAAAGCGAAAGTACTACAAACGTCTACAGCAAGGACTTGGTAATTGTGTCTAATCTCATGGGCCGTAATATTGGGCATCCTATTATACAAGATAAAGAAGGTAACGGTGTTCTTATTTGTAAATTGAGAAAAGGTCAAGAATTGAAACTGACATGCGTTGCGAAAAAGGGTATAGCCAAAGAGCACGCCAAGTGGGGTCCAGCAGCAGCCATAGAGTTCGAGTATGATCCTTGGAATAAGCTCAAACATACCGATTACTGGTATGAACAGGATTCTGCCAAAGAATGGCCTCAGTCTAAAAATTGTGAATACGAAGATCCTCCAAACGAAGGTGACCCCTTCGATTATAAGGCTCAGGCAGATACATTTTATATGAATGTAGAATCTGTGGGGTCTATTCCCGTTGATCAAGTTGTCGTCAGAGGTATCGATACATTACAGAAAAAGGTTGCCTCAATATTGTTAGCTCTGACACAGATGGATCAAGACAAAGTTAATTTTGCATCGGGTGATAACAACACCGCTTCAAATATGCTGGGAAGTAACGAAGACGTAATGATGACGGGCGCTGAGCAAGATCCTTACTCCAATGCATCTCAAATGGGTAATACTGGATCAGGAGGGTATGATAATGCTTGGTAGTTCTCAAGTGGGCGTaatagaggaaaaaaaacaagtgAACGAACCGAAAATaataagagaaaaaaagctttatATGCATGTATGTATCATTATGATTAGTATTATAAGTATTATAATCTAAAGTACGaagcaaacaaaaaagaaaaaagaaaatgaaaaaatgaaaggaAGGGCTAACCTTGCTTTTCATTCCATCTACAGCAGTCTTCAAACTTAACTAGGTTACCACCAAATATATCTAAGGAACTACCGAATGTCAAATCTACTTTTCCGTGACTTAGTTCGTCTActaatttcaaatcatcaACACTTTTGGCCCCACCAGCATAAAcgattttcaaatcatcgTAATCTTTGGTCCATTCGAAAAGCTTAGAAACCAATAATTCATCGATACCACCACACAAACCTTCAACGTCTGCAGCGTGAATTAGAAACTCATTTGTATATTTCCTCAATTCTCTGAAAGTGTCAGCATTAAGCTCAAGATCAGTTAGAGTTTGCCATTTGTTCATGGCCACAATCCAACGACCGTCCTGGGTTTTTCTACAGCTTAAGTCTACAACAATGCGGTCTTTCCCACATAGTTCTGTCAGTCTTTCTAACCTTtttaattgaaaatgacCCTCTTTTGTAAATAGCCAACTCGTAACAATTACTTTACTGGCCCATTTTAACCATTCCAAACAGTTCGTATCATTAATTCCTCCGCCCACTTGTAGAAATTGTGGTGACTCCTGGAGTGCCTCGCGTGCAGCGTCGTCATTGTTAGGTCCCAACTTAATAACATGACATCCTTGGACATCTCT from the Saccharomyces cerevisiae S288C chromosome IX, complete sequence genome contains:
- the ATG45 gene encoding Atg45p (Autophagy receptor for glycogen; cytosolic receptor for glycogen that mediates glycophagy, the autophagy of glycogen; induced during prolonged nitrogen starvation and highly expressed during sporulation, both glycophagy-inducing conditions; expression directly regulated by Ume6p, a metabolic and meiotic transcriptional regulator; contains a glycogen-binding domain (GBD) and an Atg8 family-interacting motif (AIM) proposed to facilitate sequestration of glycogen by autophagic isolation membranes), whose translation is MSNFLLVIPEDVIKGCSKADKLVVTGEFDNWRHSDYVLQYDGSTQNYRVQIPRRKGQRSTMFKVVINDKKWVTLNYFDTVTDKSGYTNNILHFKDNEASQLMDIPLSPHTRSNTAKGKPEDDSLNDYVNLSSHSDLSSTEEIVCWNSDMEDENMDATIQCDFHQAFNSRKESLNGLMCIAKKVKTYWNK
- the YKE4 gene encoding Zn(2+) transporter YKE4 (Zinc transporter; localizes to the ER; null mutant is sensitive to calcofluor white, leads to zinc accumulation in cytosol; ortholog of the mouse KE4 and member of the ZIP (ZRT, IRT-like Protein) family) translates to MKASHICSYLLSIAPLVVSHGVHHNRDHGHEANHESKQSFLILKQESIFYSLVCFLQNHLFVLGPRYNAIVAILIIQLMPCLFVLFVPGLRKNDRASLTLSLLVSFSLGTLLGDILLHVIPESLSGVTDVTMVGGAIFLGFISFLTLDKTMRILSGTSNDDGSIHSHSHSHTPQQTAEKKAGFNMSAYLNVISGIAHHITDGIALATSFYSSTQVGIMTSIAVTFHEIPHELGDFAILLSSGFTFPQAIRAQAVTAFGAVVGTSIGCWMNEIGNNSHKATSSSANASELMLPFTAGGLIYIATTSVVPQILHSSAPDSKLREFKKWALQLVFIFVGFAVMALMDEH
- the TIM44 gene encoding protein translocase subunit TIM44 (Essential component of the TIM23 complex; tethers the import motor and regulatory factors (PAM complex) to the translocation channel (Tim23p-Tim17p core complex); TIM23 complex is short for the translocase of the inner mitochondrial membrane), which codes for MHRSTFIRTSGTSSRTLTARYRSQYTGLLVARVLFSTSTTRAQGGNPRSPLQIFRDTFKKEWEKSQELQENIKTLQDASGKLGESEAYKKAREAYLKAQRGSTIVGKTLKKTGETMEHIATKAWESELGKNTRKAAAATAKKLDESFEPVRQTKIYKEVSEVIDDGESSRYGGFITKEQRRLKRERDLASGKRHRAVKSNEDAGTAVVATNIESKESFGKKVEDFKEKTVVGRSIQSLKNKLWDESENPLIVVMRKITNKVGGFFAETESSRVYSQFKLMDPTFSNESFTRHLREYIVPEILEAYVKGDVKVLKKWFSEAPFNVYAAQQKIFKEQDVYADGRILDIRGVEIVSAKLLAPQDIPVLVVGCRAQEINLYRKKKTGEIAAGDEANILMSSYAMVFTRDPEQIDDDETEGWKILEFVRGGSRQFT
- the RPB3 gene encoding DNA-directed RNA polymerase II core subunit RPB3 (RNA polymerase II third largest subunit B44; part of central core; similar to prokaryotic alpha subunit), with the protein product MSEEGPQVKIREASKDNVDFILSNVDLAMANSLRRVMIAEIPTLAIDSVEVETNTTVLADEFIAHRLGLIPLQSMDIEQLEYSRDCFCEDHCDKCSVVLTLQAFGESESTTNVYSKDLVIVSNLMGRNIGHPIIQDKEGNGVLICKLRKGQELKLTCVAKKGIAKEHAKWGPAAAIEFEYDPWNKLKHTDYWYEQDSAKEWPQSKNCEYEDPPNEGDPFDYKAQADTFYMNVESVGSIPVDQVVVRGIDTLQKKVASILLALTQMDQDKVNFASGDNNTASNMLGSNEDVMMTGAEQDPYSNASQMGNTGSGGYDNAW
- the HIS6 gene encoding 1-(5-phosphoribosyl)-5- ((5-phosphoribosylamino)methylideneamino)imidazole-4-carboxamide isomerase HIS6 (Enzyme that catalyzes the fourth step in the histidine pathway; Phosphoribosylformimino-5-aminoimidazole carboxamide ribotide isomerase; mutations cause histidine auxotrophy and sensitivity to Cu, Co, and Ni salts), translating into MTKFIGCIDLHNGEVKQIVGGTLTSKKEDVPKTNFVSQHPSSYYAKLYKDRDVQGCHVIKLGPNNDDAAREALQESPQFLQVGGGINDTNCLEWLKWASKVIVTSWLFTKEGHFQLKRLERLTELCGKDRIVVDLSCRKTQDGRWIVAMNKWQTLTDLELNADTFRELRKYTNEFLIHAADVEGLCGGIDELLVSKLFEWTKDYDDLKIVYAGGAKSVDDLKLVDELSHGKVDLTFGSSLDIFGGNLVKFEDCCRWNEKQG